A single Cyclopterus lumpus isolate fCycLum1 chromosome 1, fCycLum1.pri, whole genome shotgun sequence DNA region contains:
- the sfrp2 gene encoding secreted frizzled-related protein 2, with product MRAFISTVTVLWVMTIPCIEAIHGLYNFGQHELFYKKNNCKPIPANLLLCNDIEYTEMRLPNLLGHETMNEVLQQASSWIPLVQKQCHPDTRKFLCSLFAPVCLDDLDEPIQPCRSLCESVKEGCAPVMSAFGFPWPKMLDCDRFPLDNDLCIPPAGIDSFVPVTKEVPRVCDACKETDENDNEIVDNLCKNDFALKIKVKEISYINGDTKIVPENKSKTIYKLNGVTERDLRKTVLWLKDGLQCICEEMNDIHAAYLVMGQKMDGHLVITSLKRWQKGQREFKRISRSIRKLQC from the exons ATGAGGGCCTTTATTTCCACCGTGACAGTGTTGTGGGTCATGACAATACCTTGCATTGAAGCTATCCACGGATTGTACAATTTCGGACAGCACGAGTTATTCTACAAAAAGAACAACTGCAAGCCGATTCCGGCAAATCTCCTCCTGTGCAACGACATCGAGTACACGGAGATGCGCCTCCCGAACCTGCTCGGGCACGAAACCATGAACGAGGTCCTGCAGCAGGCTTCGTCTTGGATCCCGCTGGTCCAGAAGCAGTGCCACCCCGACACGAGGAAGTTCCTCTGCTCCCTTTTCGCTCCCGTGTGCCTTGACGACCTGGACGAGCCCATCCAGCCGTGCCGGTCTCTGTGCGAGAGCGTCAAGGAGGGCTGCGCGCCCGTGATGTCCGCGTTCGGCTTCCCTTGGCCGAAGATGTTGGACTGCGACCGTTTCCCACTCGACAATGACCTGTGCATACCTCCTGCAGGCATCGACAGCTTTGTGCCAGTCACCAAAGAAG TGCCCAGGGTGTGTGATGCTTGCAAGGAAACGGATGAAAATGACAACGAAATTGTCGACAACTTGTGTAAGAATGACTTTG CTCTGAAGATCAAAGTCAAAGAGATCTCCTACATCAACGGGGACACCAAGATAGTGCCGGAGAACAAGAGCAAGACCATTTACAAGCTGAACGGCGTGACGGAGCGTGACCTCAGGAAGACGGTGCTGTGGCTGAAGGACGGCCTGCAGTGCATCTGCGAGGAGATGAACGACATCCACGCTGCCTACCTGGTCATGGGCCAGAAGATGGACGGCCATCTGGTCATCACCTCGCTGAAGCGCTGGCAGAAGGGACAGCGAGAGTTTAAGAGGATTTCCCGCAGCATCCGCAAGCTGCAGTGCTAG
- the tnip2 gene encoding TNFAIP3-interacting protein 2 isoform X2 encodes MLLFQIQFVCVCACACVCLFVFGESLRAGRAQFDEARKSPRGSSLGNPPRRCGDIIVRRGVDTTDLLRSASRVAGLCRQRLSNAGLLKRRRRRKKKKEANPVCQIYEKPPQKKKTMDHVGSNSNDVKLRSCSTLTTLYHETLQELELLNKQVHVKDNIIADLKARLGRYERICMAVGDNESVVVGPSKSLLESLCKEICKLKQKRKDGEFKASRQTEEIQRLTVQLQEKELELERVRCQPDHEKDREVHRLRADLEEQERAEATRAVLCTSLAEEADQLRSQLGVTVKVCQELLARLETDKKGGGGGGGGVEEDVAQQQNSKEMMESSDMSGMNAQICQLQEENQQLKQRVAYVQRLNCQWQKYDSSREDYIHGLCQRLKETSGPGLVPGLGSISTGLLQQEISRLNDLLEEKMSECARLSEEVEETRRHYKERIQTLEQQVLIYADDFKSERADRERAQGQIQDLKEQIYQLKQQLHKKGASRESREVVPMCRVHIGHRITSRRHKDSSEPLLRTTAELQQQPAVAAIATAAAAATPSPAWSERPDLSELQCPRCLATFSDTDAAEYLNHCEECARI; translated from the exons ATG CTCCTATTCCAGATccagtttgtgtgcgtgtgtgcgtgtgcgtgtgtgtgtctctttgttttcgGTGAGTCTTTGAGAGCAGGCAGGGCTCAGTTTGACGAAGCTCGAAAAAGTCCGCGGGGAAGTTCCCTAGGAAATCCCCCTCGACGGTGCGGGGATATTATTGTGCGTCGAGGCGTCGACACAACCGACCTGCTCCGGTCCGCTTCTAGAGTCGCAGGGCTTTGTCGCCAGAGGTTGTCAAATGCTGGATtactaaaaagaagaagaagaagaaaaaaaaaaaaagaagcgaaCCCCGTCTGTCAAATCTACGAAAagccaccccaaaaaaaaaaaacgatggaCCACGTCGGTTCAAACTCGAACGACGTGAAGCTGCGCAGCTGCAGCACGCTGACGACTCTGTACCACGAGACGCTGCAGGAGCTCGAGCTGCTGAACAAACAGGTTCACGTGAAGGACAACATCATTGCGGATTTAAAAGCGAGGCTGGGCCGATACGAGAGGATCTGCATGGCCGTCGGGGACAACGAGTCCGTGGTCGTGGGGCCGTCCAAGTCTCTGCTGGAGAGCCTGTGCAAAGAGATCTGCAAGCTGAAGCAGAAGAGGAAGGACGGGGAGTTCAAGGCGTCGCGACAGACGGAG GAGATCCAGAGGCTGACCGTGCAGCTCCAAGAgaaggagctggagctggagagagTCAGGTGTCAGCCGGACCACGAGAAGGACCGGGAGGTCCACCGGCTGCGGGCGGacctggaggagcaggagcggGCCGAGGCCACCCGGGCCGTGCTCTGCACCTCCCTGGCGGAGGAGGCTGACCAGCTGCGCAGCCAGCTTGGCGTGACGGTGAAGGTGTGCCAGGAGCTGCTGGCCAGGCTGGAGACGGataagaaaggaggaggaggaggaggaggaggagtggaggaggatgtggctCAGCAGCAAAACTctaaggag ATGATGGAGTCCTCTGACATGAGTGGCATGAACGCCCAAATCTGTCAACTCCAAGAAGAGAATCAACAGCTAAAGCAGCGAGTGGCATAT GTCCAACGTCTGAATTGTCAGTGGCAGAAGTATGACTCCAGCAGGGAGGACTACATCCACGGTTTATGTCAGAGGCTAAAGGAGACCTCTGGGCCGGGCTTGGTGCCGGGGCTCGGCTCGATAAGCACCGGTTTGCTTCAACAGGAGATTTCCCGACTCAACGACTTACTCGAGGAGAAGATGAGCGAGTGTGCGCGGCTGAGtgaagaagtggaggagacgaggaggcacTACAAAGAGCGCATCCAGACTCTGGAGCAGCAG GTCCTCATCTACGCAGATGACTTTAAGTCCGAGCGTGCCGACCGGGAGCGAGCACAGGGCCAGATCCAAGACTTGAAGGAGCAGATTTATCAGTTGAAACAGCAGCTACACAAAAAG GGAGCgagcagagagagcagagaagtGGTTCCCATGTGCCGCGTGCACATCGGGCACAGGATCACCTCGAGGCGACACAAGGACTCTTCAGAGCCTCTGTTGAGGACCACGGCTGAGCTGCAGCAACAGCCCGCCGTCGCCGCcatagcaacagcagcagcagcagccacgcCGAGCCCCGCGTGGAGCGAACGGCCGGACCTGTCAGAGCTCCAGTGTCCGCGATGCCTCGCCACGTTCAGCGACACGGACGCCGCAGAGTACCTGAACCATTGTGAAGAGTGTGCGAGAATATAA
- the tnip2 gene encoding TNFAIP3-interacting protein 2 isoform X1, which produces MLLFQIQFVCVCACACVCLFVFGESLRAGRAQFDEARKSPRGSSLGNPPRRCGDIIVRRGVDTTDLLRSASRVAGLCRQRLSNAGLLKRRRRRKKKKEANPVCQIYEKPPQKKKTMDHVGSNSNDVKLRSCSTLTTLYHETLQELELLNKQVHVKDNIIADLKARLGRYERICMAVGDNESVVVGPSKSLLESLCKEICKLKQKRKDGEFKASRQTEEIQRLTVQLQEKELELERVRCQPDHEKDREVHRLRADLEEQERAEATRAVLCTSLAEEADQLRSQLGVTVKVCQELLARLETDKKGGGGGGGGVEEDVAQQQNSKEMMESSDMSGMNAQICQLQEENQQLKQRVAYVQRLNCQWQKYDSSREDYIHGLCQRLKETSGPGLVPGLGSISTGLLQQEISRLNDLLEEKMSECARLSEEVEETRRHYKERIQTLEQQVLIYADDFKSERADRERAQGQIQDLKEQIYQLKQQLHKKQGASRESREVVPMCRVHIGHRITSRRHKDSSEPLLRTTAELQQQPAVAAIATAAAAATPSPAWSERPDLSELQCPRCLATFSDTDAAEYLNHCEECARI; this is translated from the exons ATG CTCCTATTCCAGATccagtttgtgtgcgtgtgtgcgtgtgcgtgtgtgtgtctctttgttttcgGTGAGTCTTTGAGAGCAGGCAGGGCTCAGTTTGACGAAGCTCGAAAAAGTCCGCGGGGAAGTTCCCTAGGAAATCCCCCTCGACGGTGCGGGGATATTATTGTGCGTCGAGGCGTCGACACAACCGACCTGCTCCGGTCCGCTTCTAGAGTCGCAGGGCTTTGTCGCCAGAGGTTGTCAAATGCTGGATtactaaaaagaagaagaagaagaaaaaaaaaaaaagaagcgaaCCCCGTCTGTCAAATCTACGAAAagccaccccaaaaaaaaaaaacgatggaCCACGTCGGTTCAAACTCGAACGACGTGAAGCTGCGCAGCTGCAGCACGCTGACGACTCTGTACCACGAGACGCTGCAGGAGCTCGAGCTGCTGAACAAACAGGTTCACGTGAAGGACAACATCATTGCGGATTTAAAAGCGAGGCTGGGCCGATACGAGAGGATCTGCATGGCCGTCGGGGACAACGAGTCCGTGGTCGTGGGGCCGTCCAAGTCTCTGCTGGAGAGCCTGTGCAAAGAGATCTGCAAGCTGAAGCAGAAGAGGAAGGACGGGGAGTTCAAGGCGTCGCGACAGACGGAG GAGATCCAGAGGCTGACCGTGCAGCTCCAAGAgaaggagctggagctggagagagTCAGGTGTCAGCCGGACCACGAGAAGGACCGGGAGGTCCACCGGCTGCGGGCGGacctggaggagcaggagcggGCCGAGGCCACCCGGGCCGTGCTCTGCACCTCCCTGGCGGAGGAGGCTGACCAGCTGCGCAGCCAGCTTGGCGTGACGGTGAAGGTGTGCCAGGAGCTGCTGGCCAGGCTGGAGACGGataagaaaggaggaggaggaggaggaggaggagtggaggaggatgtggctCAGCAGCAAAACTctaaggag ATGATGGAGTCCTCTGACATGAGTGGCATGAACGCCCAAATCTGTCAACTCCAAGAAGAGAATCAACAGCTAAAGCAGCGAGTGGCATAT GTCCAACGTCTGAATTGTCAGTGGCAGAAGTATGACTCCAGCAGGGAGGACTACATCCACGGTTTATGTCAGAGGCTAAAGGAGACCTCTGGGCCGGGCTTGGTGCCGGGGCTCGGCTCGATAAGCACCGGTTTGCTTCAACAGGAGATTTCCCGACTCAACGACTTACTCGAGGAGAAGATGAGCGAGTGTGCGCGGCTGAGtgaagaagtggaggagacgaggaggcacTACAAAGAGCGCATCCAGACTCTGGAGCAGCAG GTCCTCATCTACGCAGATGACTTTAAGTCCGAGCGTGCCGACCGGGAGCGAGCACAGGGCCAGATCCAAGACTTGAAGGAGCAGATTTATCAGTTGAAACAGCAGCTACACAAAAAG CAGGGAGCgagcagagagagcagagaagtGGTTCCCATGTGCCGCGTGCACATCGGGCACAGGATCACCTCGAGGCGACACAAGGACTCTTCAGAGCCTCTGTTGAGGACCACGGCTGAGCTGCAGCAACAGCCCGCCGTCGCCGCcatagcaacagcagcagcagcagccacgcCGAGCCCCGCGTGGAGCGAACGGCCGGACCTGTCAGAGCTCCAGTGTCCGCGATGCCTCGCCACGTTCAGCGACACGGACGCCGCAGAGTACCTGAACCATTGTGAAGAGTGTGCGAGAATATAA
- the tnip2 gene encoding TNFAIP3-interacting protein 2 isoform X3, which produces MDHVGSNSNDVKLRSCSTLTTLYHETLQELELLNKQVHVKDNIIADLKARLGRYERICMAVGDNESVVVGPSKSLLESLCKEICKLKQKRKDGEFKASRQTEEIQRLTVQLQEKELELERVRCQPDHEKDREVHRLRADLEEQERAEATRAVLCTSLAEEADQLRSQLGVTVKVCQELLARLETDKKGGGGGGGGVEEDVAQQQNSKEMMESSDMSGMNAQICQLQEENQQLKQRVAYVQRLNCQWQKYDSSREDYIHGLCQRLKETSGPGLVPGLGSISTGLLQQEISRLNDLLEEKMSECARLSEEVEETRRHYKERIQTLEQQVLIYADDFKSERADRERAQGQIQDLKEQIYQLKQQLHKKQGASRESREVVPMCRVHIGHRITSRRHKDSSEPLLRTTAELQQQPAVAAIATAAAAATPSPAWSERPDLSELQCPRCLATFSDTDAAEYLNHCEECARI; this is translated from the exons atggaCCACGTCGGTTCAAACTCGAACGACGTGAAGCTGCGCAGCTGCAGCACGCTGACGACTCTGTACCACGAGACGCTGCAGGAGCTCGAGCTGCTGAACAAACAGGTTCACGTGAAGGACAACATCATTGCGGATTTAAAAGCGAGGCTGGGCCGATACGAGAGGATCTGCATGGCCGTCGGGGACAACGAGTCCGTGGTCGTGGGGCCGTCCAAGTCTCTGCTGGAGAGCCTGTGCAAAGAGATCTGCAAGCTGAAGCAGAAGAGGAAGGACGGGGAGTTCAAGGCGTCGCGACAGACGGAG GAGATCCAGAGGCTGACCGTGCAGCTCCAAGAgaaggagctggagctggagagagTCAGGTGTCAGCCGGACCACGAGAAGGACCGGGAGGTCCACCGGCTGCGGGCGGacctggaggagcaggagcggGCCGAGGCCACCCGGGCCGTGCTCTGCACCTCCCTGGCGGAGGAGGCTGACCAGCTGCGCAGCCAGCTTGGCGTGACGGTGAAGGTGTGCCAGGAGCTGCTGGCCAGGCTGGAGACGGataagaaaggaggaggaggaggaggaggaggagtggaggaggatgtggctCAGCAGCAAAACTctaaggag ATGATGGAGTCCTCTGACATGAGTGGCATGAACGCCCAAATCTGTCAACTCCAAGAAGAGAATCAACAGCTAAAGCAGCGAGTGGCATAT GTCCAACGTCTGAATTGTCAGTGGCAGAAGTATGACTCCAGCAGGGAGGACTACATCCACGGTTTATGTCAGAGGCTAAAGGAGACCTCTGGGCCGGGCTTGGTGCCGGGGCTCGGCTCGATAAGCACCGGTTTGCTTCAACAGGAGATTTCCCGACTCAACGACTTACTCGAGGAGAAGATGAGCGAGTGTGCGCGGCTGAGtgaagaagtggaggagacgaggaggcacTACAAAGAGCGCATCCAGACTCTGGAGCAGCAG GTCCTCATCTACGCAGATGACTTTAAGTCCGAGCGTGCCGACCGGGAGCGAGCACAGGGCCAGATCCAAGACTTGAAGGAGCAGATTTATCAGTTGAAACAGCAGCTACACAAAAAG CAGGGAGCgagcagagagagcagagaagtGGTTCCCATGTGCCGCGTGCACATCGGGCACAGGATCACCTCGAGGCGACACAAGGACTCTTCAGAGCCTCTGTTGAGGACCACGGCTGAGCTGCAGCAACAGCCCGCCGTCGCCGCcatagcaacagcagcagcagcagccacgcCGAGCCCCGCGTGGAGCGAACGGCCGGACCTGTCAGAGCTCCAGTGTCCGCGATGCCTCGCCACGTTCAGCGACACGGACGCCGCAGAGTACCTGAACCATTGTGAAGAGTGTGCGAGAATATAA